A single region of the Chitinophaga niabensis genome encodes:
- the fumC gene encoding class II fumarate hydratase codes for MDYRIEKDTMGEVKVPANAYFGAQTQRSIDNFKIAQDINKMPKEIIKAFAYLKKAAALTNLEAGVLPKEKAELIGKACDEILEGKLDAEFPLVVWQTGSGTQSNMNVNEVVAYRAHVINGGQLTDKEKAVHPNDDVNKSQSSNDTFPTAMHIAAYKMLMEVTIPGIKKLRDTLAKKSKEFMHVVKIGRTHFMDATPLTLGQEISGYVSQLDHGLRAINNTLAHLSELALGGTAVGTGINTPEGYSENVAKKIAELTGLPFITAENKFESLAAHDAIVEAHGALKTVAVSLMKIANDIRMLSSGPRSGIGELHIPDNEPGSSIMPGKVNPTQCEALTMIAAQVMGNDVAISVGGATGHFELNVFKPMMIYNFLHSARLLGDGCVSFNDKCAEGLAPIEANIKKHVDNSLMLVTSLNTKIGYYKAAEIAQTAHKEGTTLKEMAVKLGYVTAEEFDAWVDPSKMVGKI; via the coding sequence ATGGACTATCGGATAGAGAAAGACACGATGGGAGAGGTGAAAGTACCCGCAAATGCATATTTCGGTGCTCAGACCCAACGCTCCATCGACAATTTCAAGATCGCACAGGACATCAACAAGATGCCTAAAGAGATCATAAAAGCTTTTGCATACCTGAAAAAAGCGGCAGCCCTCACTAACCTGGAAGCAGGCGTGCTGCCGAAAGAAAAGGCAGAACTGATCGGAAAAGCCTGCGACGAGATCCTGGAAGGTAAACTGGATGCAGAATTCCCCTTAGTGGTTTGGCAGACCGGTTCAGGTACCCAATCCAATATGAATGTAAATGAAGTGGTAGCCTATCGCGCACACGTGATCAATGGCGGCCAGCTTACAGATAAAGAAAAAGCCGTTCACCCGAACGATGATGTAAATAAATCCCAGTCTTCCAACGACACCTTCCCTACTGCTATGCACATTGCAGCGTATAAGATGTTGATGGAAGTAACCATCCCCGGTATTAAAAAACTGCGTGATACTTTGGCTAAGAAGTCTAAAGAGTTCATGCATGTGGTGAAGATTGGCCGTACACACTTTATGGATGCAACTCCGCTTACCCTGGGCCAGGAGATCAGTGGTTATGTATCTCAGCTGGACCATGGCTTACGTGCTATCAATAATACCCTGGCTCACCTGAGCGAACTGGCATTGGGTGGTACTGCCGTGGGTACAGGGATCAACACACCGGAAGGGTATTCTGAAAATGTAGCGAAGAAGATCGCTGAATTAACAGGCCTGCCTTTTATCACTGCCGAAAATAAATTTGAGTCACTGGCTGCACACGATGCGATCGTGGAAGCGCATGGTGCTTTGAAAACAGTTGCTGTGAGCCTGATGAAGATTGCCAATGATATCAGGATGTTAAGCTCCGGCCCACGTTCCGGTATTGGTGAACTGCATATCCCTGATAATGAACCGGGTTCTTCCATCATGCCGGGTAAAGTGAATCCAACACAGTGTGAAGCGTTAACAATGATTGCTGCACAAGTAATGGGTAATGATGTAGCGATCAGTGTAGGCGGTGCTACCGGCCATTTTGAATTGAACGTTTTCAAACCAATGATGATCTATAACTTCCTGCATTCTGCACGTTTGCTGGGTGATGGTTGTGTAAGCTTTAATGATAAATGTGCAGAAGGACTGGCGCCTATCGAAGCAAACATCAAAAAGCACGTGGATAATTCCCTGATGCTGGTAACCTCTCTGAATACAAAGATCGGTTATTACAAAGCTGCTGAAATTGCACAGACTGCGCATAAGGAAGGCACTACCCTGAAAGAAATGGCGGTGAAGTTAGGTTATGTGACGGCGGAAGAGTTTGATGCCTGGGTAGATCCCAGCAAGATGGTAGGTAAGATCTGA
- a CDS encoding cobalamin B12-binding domain-containing protein, whose translation MVNPNQRPIRVLVAKVGLDGHDRGAKVIAAALRDAGMEVIYTGLRQTPEMVVSAALQEDVDAIGISILSGAHMTVFPKIIHLMKEKGMDDVLLTGGGIIPDQDMQELYEMGVGKLFPPGTNTQEIATYITGWTKEHREF comes from the coding sequence ATGGTCAACCCGAATCAACGCCCCATCCGTGTATTGGTAGCCAAAGTAGGTCTGGATGGCCACGACCGCGGCGCCAAAGTGATAGCAGCAGCTCTCAGGGATGCAGGGATGGAAGTAATTTATACCGGCCTGCGCCAAACCCCGGAAATGGTGGTAAGTGCAGCTTTACAGGAAGATGTGGATGCCATTGGCATCAGCATCCTTTCCGGAGCACATATGACAGTTTTTCCAAAGATCATCCACCTCATGAAGGAAAAGGGGATGGACGATGTATTATTGACCGGAGGGGGGATCATCCCGGACCAGGATATGCAGGAATTATACGAAATGGGAGTGGGGAAGCTCTTTCCCCCAGGTACCAATACCCAGGAAATTGCCACCTACATCACAGGCTGGACAAAGGAACACAGGGAATTTTAA
- a CDS encoding enoyl-CoA hydratase/isomerase family protein produces MYKTLTTNIRDGIMEIAINRPDKLNALNQEVMKELALAIDEVYKNEAVRSAIITGTGPKAFVAGADISEFLTLSTDQGADLAKLGHMVFQRIEESPKPIAAAVNGFALGGGCELAMACHFRVASDNAKFGQPEVNLGIIPGYGGTQRLVQLIGKGKALELMMTADLIGAEEARQLGLANHVTTPEELLPKTRSILQKIHEKAPLAIAKVIKCVNANFKFDVDGFKTEVAEFAGCFATQDLQEGAAAFIEKRKPVFKGE; encoded by the coding sequence ATGTATAAGACGCTGACCACAAACATCAGGGATGGCATCATGGAGATTGCCATCAATCGCCCGGACAAGCTGAATGCCCTCAACCAGGAGGTAATGAAGGAACTGGCCCTGGCAATTGACGAAGTATATAAAAATGAGGCTGTACGCAGTGCCATTATTACCGGAACCGGTCCAAAGGCTTTTGTAGCCGGTGCGGATATCAGTGAATTCCTGACCCTGTCTACAGACCAGGGAGCTGATCTGGCCAAGCTGGGGCATATGGTGTTTCAGCGGATAGAAGAAAGCCCTAAACCCATAGCCGCCGCAGTAAACGGTTTTGCATTAGGGGGAGGATGTGAACTGGCCATGGCCTGCCACTTCCGTGTAGCGAGCGATAATGCAAAATTCGGGCAGCCGGAAGTGAACCTGGGTATTATTCCCGGTTACGGGGGTACACAAAGACTGGTACAACTGATCGGAAAAGGCAAAGCCCTGGAGTTAATGATGACGGCAGATCTGATTGGAGCGGAAGAGGCCAGGCAGCTGGGATTGGCCAATCATGTAACAACACCTGAGGAGTTGTTGCCTAAAACCCGTTCCATCCTGCAAAAGATCCATGAAAAAGCACCTTTGGCCATTGCGAAAGTGATCAAGTGCGTAAATGCGAATTTTAAATTTGATGTGGATGGATTTAAAACCGAGGTGGCTGAATTTGCGGGCTGTTTTGCCACACAGGACCTGCAGGAAGGAGCAGCAGCTTTTATAGAGAAAAGGAAACCGGTCTTCAAAGGAGAATAA
- a CDS encoding porin family protein → MKVIRYTMLLLLLAMTTGLRAQDSTEAEPKKKISYHFHFYSAPPKPGRGYVTTGGNGPLLSFADMKNNGEHVRNIPRFTLFFNIGQNYNYDFSRSFGVFSGLNIKNIGLISKPNDSVKLKQRVYTLGVPLGFKIGDLRNGFFFFAGGEYDLAFNYKEKYFLRGDKKSKFNEWFSDRTDLLMPSVFAGVRFNPGFGVKVQYYLNDFFNKDYTETVNGVKEQPYKDMKANMLFVTLSYNFGGFKCDFGNHHRRADKERKGTKVIIEKRTVTDK, encoded by the coding sequence ATGAAGGTTATCCGTTACACTATGCTCCTCCTCCTGTTAGCCATGACTACAGGTCTGCGTGCCCAGGATTCTACTGAGGCCGAACCCAAAAAGAAAATATCTTACCATTTCCATTTTTATTCCGCACCTCCCAAACCTGGCAGAGGGTATGTGACCACAGGTGGCAACGGGCCGCTGCTTTCCTTTGCAGACATGAAAAATAATGGGGAACACGTTCGTAACATCCCCCGTTTTACCCTGTTCTTTAATATCGGGCAGAATTATAACTATGATTTTTCCAGGAGCTTCGGGGTTTTCTCCGGGCTGAATATCAAAAATATCGGGCTGATCAGCAAACCCAACGATTCCGTGAAGCTGAAACAAAGGGTATACACCCTGGGCGTGCCCTTAGGTTTTAAGATAGGGGACCTGCGGAATGGCTTTTTCTTCTTTGCCGGTGGTGAGTACGATCTGGCCTTTAATTATAAAGAGAAATACTTCCTGCGCGGAGATAAGAAAAGCAAGTTCAATGAATGGTTCAGCGACCGCACGGACCTGCTGATGCCTTCCGTTTTCGCAGGTGTTCGCTTTAACCCGGGTTTTGGTGTGAAAGTGCAGTATTACCTGAACGACTTCTTCAATAAGGATTACACAGAAACGGTGAACGGGGTGAAAGAACAGCCGTATAAAGATATGAAGGCCAATATGCTGTTTGTAACGCTGAGCTACAACTTCGGTGGTTTCAAATGTGATTTCGGCAATCATCACCGCAGGGCTGATAAAGAAAGAAAAGGCACCAAAGTGATCATCGAAAAGAGAACGGTGACCGACAAATAA